Proteins encoded in a region of the Acomys russatus chromosome 14, mAcoRus1.1, whole genome shotgun sequence genome:
- the Plet1 gene encoding placenta-expressed transcript 1 protein, with protein MVVLRSLLPHLGLFLCLALYFSPAFSASNNDSCVIVDKASASDNLEISTKANVSGGNTVYTVKVPVNESVSAVILKAVNQSNDSVGIWTGKFEKCNDTSVYRLTPSSSTDFEAMLQLPNSEDVTKINLQVFIVVNRTAAMASVRLNQSIPVILTPTPPTISETSQTTAETIAKTTAKTTAKTIAETTAKTTAKTIAKTIAKTIAKTTAKTIAKTTANATAMTTANATAMTTVKTTPMVTGNATVKTTAKTTPMTPTKSLAINILASPLTGALHILLVFLISKLLF; from the exons ATGGTTGTGCTCCGTTCCTTACTCCCACACCTGGGGCTGttcctgtgcctggctctgtacttttctcctgccttctctgcaAGTAATAATGACTCCTGTGTGATCGTTGATAAAGCCTCCGCCTCCGACAACTTGGAAATCAGCACTAAGGCTAACGTCTCTGGTGGGAACACAGTCTATACAG TGAAGGTCCCTGTGAACGAGTCAGTCAGCGCCGTCATCCTGAAGGCAGTGAACCAGAGCAACGACTCAGTGGGCATCTGGACTGGAAAGTTCGAGAAATGCAATGACACCAGTGTCTATCGCTTGACACCCTCAAGCAGCACAGACTTCGAGGCGATGTTGCAACTTCCCAATTCCGAGGACGTGACTAAAATCAACCTGCA AGTCTTCATCGTCGTCAACCGCACAGCTGCAATGGCATCTGTGAGACTGAATCAGTCAA TACCTGTAATcttgacccccaccccacctacgATTTCTGAGACCAGCCAGACCACAGCTGAGACCATAGCCAAGACCACAGCCAAGACCACAGCCAAGACAATAGCCGAGACCACAGCCAAGACTACAGCCAAGACCATAGCTAAGACCATAGCCAAGACCATAGCCAAGACCACAGCCAAGACCATAGCCAAGACCACAGCCAATGCCACAGCCATGACCACAGCCAATGCCACAGCCATGACCACTGTCAAGACCACACCCATGGTCACAGGCAATGCCACAGTCAAGACTACTGCAAAGACCACACCTATGACCCCAACCAAAAGCCTGGCTATCAACATTCTCGCCAGCCCCCTCACAGGTGCCCTCCACATCCTGCTTGTTTTTCTCATCAGCAAACTCCTCTTCTGA